Part of the Mycolicibacterium mengxianglii genome is shown below.
GGTGGCGGGCGCCAGAACTTCGTCGTCCTGCTCGGTCGGTTCGGGCGTTACATTTTCGGATGCAGTTGTCATGCACTCTCCGTACCCAACGTGAATTCCGGGAAAACCTACCGCCGCCGGCCCTGGATCAGGACAACTACTCGTTGCCGATCACACCCGGTGTCGACGGCAGCGCGTCCGGATGCAGCATCTCGGCGTACCGCAGCTGTTCGGGGATGCCGAAGCCGTCGACCAGCAACTCCGCGTAGGGCCGCAGCTTGCGGCACCGGTCGTTGATGGCCCGGGTGACGGCCTTGGAGCGCTCGACGGACAGGAACCGGTGCTCGACGAACCACGCCTTGTCATCCTCGATGGTGCTCAGCGCATAGAGATCGCACACCAGCCCCAGGACCTCGCGCGCGCCGTCGTCTTCGCAGGCATCGATGCCGGCGACGAACGCCTCCAAGATGATTCGGTCGATGTGCGCGCTCGCGGCGTGCAGCACGTGATCCTGGACGGCGTTGAAGGCGTCAAACGCCGACATCTCCTTGGACTTGCTCTGCAACCGCCGGGCCACGGAGGCGATCAGGTACTCCTCGCGGTCTTCGAACATCTGCACCTGGGTGCCGCGGTTGAAGAGGCTGCCCTCTTCCTCGTTGTCCTGCCGGGTATCGAGAATGGTCTGCATGATCGTCTCGGCGGCGGTGCGCTTGAGCACCCGCTCGCCGGCGAAGTTCGCGGCGAACCGCACCCATTCGACCGGGCTCATGCCCTTGATGTCGTCGGCGTAAGCCGTCAAGAGATCCTTGGCCACCAGCTGCGTCAGCACGTGGTTGTCACCCTCGAAGGTGGTGAACACGTCGGTATCGGCCTTCAGTCCGATGAGCCGGTTGTCGGCCAGATAGCCTGCACCGCCGCAAGCTTCGCGCGCTTCCTGGATGGCGCGGGTGGCGTGCCAGGTGTTGGCGGCTTTGAGCCCGGCGGCGCGGGATTCCAGCTCCCGTTGATCTTCGGCGTCTGGGTCGTCGGAGGTCTGTAGTTCGTGGCAGCGGGCCACCAGCTCGTTCTGGGCGAATTGCAGCGCGTAGGACTTTGCGATCAGGGGGAACAGCCGGCGCTGATGCACCAAGTAGTCCATGATGACCACTTCGTCGCCGTCGGGAGCGCTGAACTGCTTGCGCTGCAACGCGTACCGGACGGCGATGTCGAGGGCCACCCGGGCGGCCGCGCCCGCGCTGCCGCCGACGGTCACCCGGCCGCGGATCAAGGTGCCCAGCATGGTGAAGAACCGGCGGCCGGGGTTTTCGATCGGGGAGGAGTAGGTGCCGTCGGCAGCGACGTCGGCGTACTTGTTGAGCAGGTTCTCCCGCGGGACCCGCACGTGGTCGAACATGATGCGGCCGTTGTCGACACCGGGCAGACCGCCCTTGTAGTGGCAGTCCGACGTGGTGACGCCAGGAAGGTCGTTACCGTCGTCGTCGCGGATCGGCACCACGAAGCAGTGCACGCCGTGGCCTTCACCGTCGGGTGTGATCAGCTGCGCGAAGACCGCTGCCACCCTTGCCGTTTCCGCGGCGCCGCCGATGTAGTCCTTGCGGGCCGACGGGGTGGGGGAGTCGATGACGAACTCTTCGGTCGCCGGGTCGTAGGTGGCGGTGGTCTCCAGCGACTGCACGTCACTGCCGTGCCCGGTCTCGGTCATCGCGAAGCAGCCGAGCAGGTCCAGGTCGATCAGGCGCCGCACATATTCCTTGTGGTGGCGCTCGGTGCCCAGGTTTTCGATCGCCCCGCCGAACAGGCCCCACTGCACACCGGCTTTCACCATCAACGACAGGTCGCTCATCGCCAGCATCTCGATGCGGGTGACCGCGGCACCGACGTCGCCGTTGCCGCCGTGCTCCTTACGGAAGCCGTCTTCGGCGGCCCCGTGGGCGGCCATGATCCGCATCTGCTCGGATACCTTGGTGCGGGCGATCACCGTGTTCGGCGTGTAGTGCGGCTTGAAGACCTCGCCGGATAGTTCCTTGCGCATGGCGTTCTTGCAGTCACGCCAGCGGCCGTCGAGGGCGTTCCGGAGATGCTCGGCAGTGGTGGTCATTACCAGACGGTAACCCGCCGCCGCTCTGCACAAACTGTGATGTGCCAAACGCAGTGGGGCCTTGGGTGACCCCGCGCTCGAGGTTGGCGTTAAATGTCGCTATGTCAGAGGACATCAGGC
Proteins encoded:
- a CDS encoding acyl-CoA dehydrogenase family protein, yielding MTTTAEHLRNALDGRWRDCKNAMRKELSGEVFKPHYTPNTVIARTKVSEQMRIMAAHGAAEDGFRKEHGGNGDVGAAVTRIEMLAMSDLSLMVKAGVQWGLFGGAIENLGTERHHKEYVRRLIDLDLLGCFAMTETGHGSDVQSLETTATYDPATEEFVIDSPTPSARKDYIGGAAETARVAAVFAQLITPDGEGHGVHCFVVPIRDDDGNDLPGVTTSDCHYKGGLPGVDNGRIMFDHVRVPRENLLNKYADVAADGTYSSPIENPGRRFFTMLGTLIRGRVTVGGSAGAAARVALDIAVRYALQRKQFSAPDGDEVVIMDYLVHQRRLFPLIAKSYALQFAQNELVARCHELQTSDDPDAEDQRELESRAAGLKAANTWHATRAIQEAREACGGAGYLADNRLIGLKADTDVFTTFEGDNHVLTQLVAKDLLTAYADDIKGMSPVEWVRFAANFAGERVLKRTAAETIMQTILDTRQDNEEEGSLFNRGTQVQMFEDREEYLIASVARRLQSKSKEMSAFDAFNAVQDHVLHAASAHIDRIILEAFVAGIDACEDDGAREVLGLVCDLYALSTIEDDKAWFVEHRFLSVERSKAVTRAINDRCRKLRPYAELLVDGFGIPEQLRYAEMLHPDALPSTPGVIGNE